One part of the Desulfonema ishimotonii genome encodes these proteins:
- a CDS encoding DegT/DnrJ/EryC1/StrS family aminotransferase encodes MPGFEWFGSEERKEVQDVLDTGVLFRYGFDAARKGHWKAKTFETTLAARLGAGHCHLCSSGTAALNIALAACGVGAGDEVILPPFTFVATMEAVITAGAVPVFAEIDETLCLDPASVEAAITERTRAVIPVHMCGAMSRIDEIRAMCDRKGLVLIEDACQAVGGTFRGKALGTFGHMGCFSFDSVKTITCGEGGAVITDDPDLYRRADAYADHGHDHMGDDRGLEAHLFLGGNFRISELNAAVGLAQLRKLDDILVRQRTYKDAIKKAMADSLDVDFREVPDEAGDSATFLSFFLPDEARARQVARELADIGVDGCFYWYDNNWHYIRQWEHLKSLKGAARLPLQLLKDCPDYSRISLPRSDDIMGRTISMLIKLSWTEAELNRRIEKILSVLK; translated from the coding sequence ATGCCGGGATTTGAGTGGTTTGGCAGTGAGGAGCGTAAAGAGGTGCAGGATGTTCTGGATACGGGAGTGCTGTTCCGTTACGGGTTTGATGCGGCACGCAAGGGGCACTGGAAGGCAAAGACGTTTGAGACCACGTTGGCAGCGCGCCTGGGGGCAGGGCATTGCCACCTCTGCTCCAGCGGAACGGCGGCCCTGAACATCGCCCTGGCCGCCTGCGGCGTGGGGGCCGGGGATGAGGTTATCCTTCCGCCCTTTACCTTTGTGGCGACAATGGAGGCGGTCATCACTGCCGGTGCGGTGCCGGTTTTCGCCGAGATCGACGAGACCCTGTGCCTGGACCCGGCATCGGTGGAAGCCGCCATCACCGAACGGACCCGTGCGGTGATTCCGGTGCATATGTGCGGGGCCATGTCCCGGATAGATGAGATCCGGGCGATGTGTGACCGGAAAGGGCTGGTGCTGATCGAGGACGCCTGCCAGGCCGTGGGCGGCACGTTCAGAGGAAAGGCGCTGGGCACTTTCGGCCATATGGGGTGTTTTTCCTTCGATTCGGTGAAGACCATCACCTGCGGGGAAGGCGGGGCAGTGATCACCGATGACCCGGATCTGTATCGCCGGGCCGATGCCTACGCCGATCACGGGCATGACCACATGGGCGACGACCGTGGCCTTGAGGCACATCTGTTCCTAGGGGGTAATTTCCGCATCAGCGAGCTGAACGCGGCCGTCGGTCTGGCCCAGTTGCGAAAGCTGGACGATATTCTCGTCCGGCAGCGGACATATAAGGACGCCATCAAAAAGGCCATGGCCGATTCTCTGGATGTGGATTTCCGCGAAGTTCCCGATGAGGCCGGAGATTCCGCCACCTTTCTCTCCTTTTTTCTGCCAGACGAGGCCCGCGCCCGCCAGGTCGCCCGGGAACTGGCGGATATCGGTGTGGACGGCTGCTTTTACTGGTACGACAACAACTGGCACTACATTCGCCAATGGGAGCATCTGAAATCCCTGAAAGGCGCGGCCCGGCTGCCCCTGCAACTTCTGAAGGACTGCCCGGACTACAGCCGGATTTCGCTTCCCCGGTCCGACGATATTATGGGCCGGACCATCTCCATGCTGATCAAGCTCTCCTGGACCGAGGCCGAGCTGAACCGGCGCATTGAAAAAATCCTGAGCGTTCTGAAATAG
- a CDS encoding RNA polymerase sigma factor translates to MNSEEKHKVLRKCVQKNDCDAFFSEYGKLIANVVRKVLQRKTGQADPETIEDICHDVFVAFLEKDRKRLRDYDSDKGSLRNWIILITNRMTLNRIWKKEPLGVANRNCLHFLDEFPENYQLKAGSQAENQTRIREILDAVNTFPQQERLVFKLHFLNGLSDDKIARRLGKKKSAIQTCKSRARKRLKKSFGPDNEDT, encoded by the coding sequence ATGAACTCCGAAGAAAAACACAAGGTACTCAGAAAATGCGTGCAGAAAAATGATTGTGACGCTTTTTTCTCAGAGTACGGAAAGCTTATCGCGAATGTCGTCAGAAAAGTACTGCAAAGAAAAACAGGCCAGGCTGATCCGGAGACGATTGAGGATATCTGCCATGATGTGTTTGTTGCGTTTTTGGAAAAAGATCGTAAACGGCTTCGGGATTACGATTCAGATAAGGGAAGTCTTAGAAATTGGATTATTCTTATCACAAACCGGATGACACTGAATCGGATTTGGAAAAAAGAACCTCTCGGTGTTGCGAATCGGAACTGTCTTCACTTTTTGGATGAATTCCCTGAAAATTATCAGTTAAAAGCAGGCAGTCAGGCAGAGAATCAGACACGTATCAGAGAAATACTGGATGCCGTGAACACATTTCCACAGCAGGAACGTCTGGTGTTCAAACTCCATTTCCTGAACGGCCTTTCAGACGACAAAATAGCCAGACGTCTTGGGAAAAAGAAAAGTGCAATACAAACCTGTAAATCCAGAGCGCGCAAGCGGCTGAAGAAAAGTTTCGGACCGGATAATGAGGATACATGA
- a CDS encoding zf-HC2 domain-containing protein: MNHIPLELLGQYIGGTLSGKQREEVEAHLSVCERCREEFVMAADLIDDESLYEPSDIPGVCLPVIIRKARFTVQTRKARSADLIDDESLHEPSDMPEGCLPGIIRKARFTVLTRKVRSAVSGIAKRFRGAVCEWQQGMAPPAWTLQSVRSESLSPESAAEQTYFLRKRMRNIDIELYAEQSDENHMRLCVKAFKREKPLCNVEVGLQREGGGKSMKILRHETAFFEKKRLPFGIYHLSLRYEEKPLGTYTFQIDPTGIYEEKDPLS; encoded by the coding sequence ATGAATCATATTCCTTTGGAACTTCTGGGTCAGTATATCGGCGGAACGCTTTCCGGGAAGCAGAGAGAAGAAGTGGAAGCACATTTGTCCGTCTGTGAAAGATGCCGGGAGGAGTTTGTCATGGCGGCTGATCTTATCGACGATGAAAGCCTGTACGAGCCGTCGGATATTCCGGGAGTCTGTTTGCCGGTGATTATTCGCAAAGCCCGGTTTACGGTACAGACCCGAAAAGCGCGCTCGGCTGATCTTATCGACGATGAAAGCCTGCACGAGCCGTCGGATATGCCGGAGGGCTGTCTGCCGGGAATTATCCGTAAGGCCCGGTTTACGGTACTGACCCGAAAGGTGCGCTCGGCTGTCAGTGGGATTGCGAAACGGTTCCGGGGGGCAGTCTGTGAATGGCAGCAGGGGATGGCCCCGCCCGCATGGACGCTTCAGTCGGTCCGTTCCGAAAGCCTTTCGCCGGAATCTGCGGCGGAGCAGACATATTTTCTCCGCAAACGTATGCGGAACATTGATATAGAACTGTATGCGGAACAATCGGATGAGAACCATATGCGCCTCTGCGTCAAAGCCTTTAAGCGGGAAAAGCCCCTTTGCAATGTTGAGGTGGGGTTGCAGCGGGAGGGCGGCGGAAAGAGTATGAAAATACTGCGGCATGAAACGGCGTTTTTTGAAAAAAAACGGCTGCCCTTCGGGATATATCATCTGAGCCTGAGATATGAGGAAAAGCCGCTTGGCACGTACACATTTCAAATAGATCCGACCGGAATTTATGAAGAAAAAGACCCTTTATCTTGA
- a CDS encoding CHAT domain-containing protein, with translation MKKKTLYLEADRDDDRLKIGLYTTEAVIWRYETLTLPIREIEERCRRVVEEFNAASRKNGHRVSSFRKLESEGGKLAKELLPKGLREKLAASNADYLILKIDDRLVHMPWELIYLDDRFLCQQFCMGRIVKTRQRISEADRRSLGRPLGMWIVADPRGDLASAGDEGEALYCQMEALNKEAGATVVNPVQDADLGVEDIAEQIREYDLVHFAGHVEYDREHPAQSGWKLADGNFTANHIDKLADGPGASALMPALIFANACQSARTEEWDYTEAGDSSFGLSNAFLRAGVRHYIGTFWEIRDASGSDFAKAFYDRLRSGKTVGEAVRESRCHLTRKSQDIAWMSYVLYGDPSVSYFSSKNIVSSSSASSEQLSPVTRGTDGPLPRFPNLRLNEDRLRYLAHFFAVVLMIGVAVTGAGISWGYYDSEREKARIEKSIAEVHQKQIKYQIVRQEREALRAQAEETRQRVEKLWEKLKVLCPELRETSSPTIAVVLGSYGLPEADRRLLLFAVQEQLLYQQKRFNLVERDSFDKVLESLVRNLETTSPEKRVCRLEMPTHLVIIEKFRGNRRPSFPVLMRLVKTGSGRVLVSQFEDLSAEEPVTRQKEKITRNFLKKLETAGQGE, from the coding sequence ATGAAGAAAAAGACCCTTTATCTTGAAGCGGACCGGGATGATGACCGGCTGAAAATCGGCCTGTACACAACCGAAGCCGTGATCTGGCGATACGAAACCCTGACCCTTCCCATCCGGGAGATCGAAGAGCGGTGTCGCCGTGTTGTGGAAGAATTCAACGCCGCCAGCCGGAAAAACGGGCACCGTGTTTCCTCCTTCCGGAAATTGGAATCAGAGGGGGGGAAACTGGCCAAAGAGCTGCTACCCAAAGGATTGCGGGAAAAACTGGCGGCATCGAATGCCGATTACCTCATCCTGAAAATTGACGACCGGCTGGTCCATATGCCCTGGGAGCTGATTTATCTGGATGACCGGTTTCTCTGTCAGCAGTTTTGCATGGGGCGGATCGTCAAAACCCGCCAGCGGATTTCCGAAGCGGATCGTCGCAGCCTGGGCCGTCCCCTTGGCATGTGGATTGTGGCCGATCCCAGAGGCGATCTGGCCAGTGCCGGGGATGAGGGCGAAGCGCTTTATTGTCAGATGGAGGCGCTCAATAAAGAGGCGGGCGCGACCGTTGTGAATCCTGTGCAGGATGCGGACCTTGGTGTCGAAGATATTGCCGAGCAGATCAGGGAATACGATCTGGTTCATTTTGCGGGCCATGTGGAATATGACAGAGAGCATCCGGCGCAAAGCGGCTGGAAGCTGGCGGACGGCAATTTTACCGCGAATCATATTGACAAACTGGCTGACGGGCCGGGAGCCAGCGCGCTCATGCCCGCCCTGATTTTTGCCAATGCCTGTCAGTCCGCCCGGACGGAGGAATGGGATTACACAGAGGCCGGAGACAGCTCTTTCGGCCTGTCCAACGCCTTTTTGCGGGCCGGTGTGCGGCATTATATCGGCACGTTTTGGGAGATCAGGGATGCATCTGGCAGCGATTTTGCCAAAGCGTTTTACGACCGTCTCAGATCCGGCAAAACCGTGGGAGAGGCGGTTCGGGAAAGCCGGTGTCATCTGACCAGAAAATCGCAGGACATCGCCTGGATGAGCTATGTGCTTTACGGCGATCCGTCGGTCAGTTATTTTTCATCCAAAAATATCGTATCCTCCTCTTCCGCTTCCTCGGAACAGCTCTCGCCAGTAACGCGGGGCACGGACGGTCCGCTGCCCAGGTTTCCCAATCTGCGGCTCAATGAGGACCGGCTTCGGTATCTGGCCCATTTTTTTGCGGTAGTCCTGATGATCGGGGTGGCTGTCACGGGGGCCGGGATATCCTGGGGTTATTATGATTCGGAGCGCGAAAAGGCCCGAATCGAAAAGTCCATAGCCGAAGTTCACCAGAAACAGATCAAATATCAGATCGTGAGGCAGGAAAGGGAGGCTCTTCGGGCACAGGCTGAGGAAACCCGGCAGCGGGTTGAAAAATTGTGGGAAAAGCTGAAAGTGTTATGCCCCGAATTGCGGGAAACGTCATCCCCGACCATTGCGGTGGTACTCGGCTCCTATGGCCTGCCCGAAGCGGACCGGCGACTGCTGCTTTTCGCTGTTCAGGAACAGCTTTTGTATCAGCAGAAGCGGTTTAATCTGGTGGAGCGGGATTCTTTTGACAAAGTGCTGGAGAGCCTGGTCCGAAATCTGGAGACGACATCGCCTGAAAAGCGGGTATGCCGCCTTGAGATGCCGACGCATCTGGTCATTATCGAAAAATTCAGGGGAAACCGCCGTCCGAGTTTCCCCGTACTGATGCGTCTGGTGAAAACCGGCTCCGGCAGAGTTCTCGTTTCGCAGTTTGAGGATCTCAGCGCCGAAGAGCCGGTAACTCGTCAGAAAGAGAAAATAACCCGTAATTTTCTGAAGAAACTGGAGACAGCAGGGCAGGGGGAGTGA